One Paraburkholderia agricolaris DNA segment encodes these proteins:
- the aroE gene encoding shikimate dehydrogenase has product MRFMPHSIPTLCGSLAGQPFTFNVKVHNAAYQALGVDYTFVSFGIEDVAGAINAMRTLGIRGLNVTMPHKQAVIPYLDALDETAREIGAVNTIDNRDGHLTGYNTDCTGAVRALEEVTSLPGRRIALLGAGGAARAIAWGVRRAGAEITVFNRTASRGEELARHFGLAFGGDLNDFDAAGFDGLVNATAAGFRAPGVNPLKSEQLAAHLFVMDAAFIPVRTKLICDAAELGCRVVDGTRMLLHQFCGQIELYTGKPAPLDTMSTALLDEIARVG; this is encoded by the coding sequence ATGCGCTTCATGCCTCACTCGATTCCGACGCTATGCGGCTCGCTCGCCGGCCAGCCATTCACGTTCAACGTCAAGGTGCACAACGCGGCTTATCAGGCGCTCGGCGTCGACTATACATTTGTGAGCTTCGGTATAGAGGACGTCGCCGGTGCGATCAACGCGATGCGCACGCTCGGCATTCGCGGCTTGAATGTGACGATGCCGCACAAACAGGCCGTCATTCCCTACCTCGACGCGCTCGACGAAACGGCGCGCGAAATCGGCGCCGTGAATACGATCGACAATCGCGACGGCCACTTGACCGGCTACAACACCGACTGCACAGGCGCGGTGCGCGCGCTCGAAGAAGTGACCTCGCTACCGGGCCGCCGTATCGCGCTGCTCGGCGCGGGCGGCGCGGCGCGCGCGATCGCCTGGGGCGTACGGCGCGCGGGCGCGGAGATCACGGTATTCAACCGCACCGCCTCGCGTGGAGAAGAACTCGCCCGCCACTTCGGCCTTGCTTTCGGCGGCGATCTGAACGATTTCGACGCGGCCGGCTTCGACGGCCTGGTCAATGCAACAGCCGCCGGCTTCCGTGCGCCCGGCGTCAATCCACTGAAGTCCGAACAACTCGCAGCACATCTGTTCGTAATGGACGCGGCGTTTATCCCCGTGCGCACCAAGCTGATTTGCGACGCCGCTGAGCTTGGATGCCGCGTCGTCGATGGCACGCGGATGCTGCTGCATCAATTCTGCGGTCAGATCGAGCTTTACACGGGCAAGCCCGCGCCGCTCGATACGATGAGCACGGCGTTGCTCGACGAGATTGCACGCGTGGGCTAG
- a CDS encoding YncE family protein, which produces MYSFIASRTRGAQTLAGLTIAFAACAAHAADWIVSGNDGKYQRVEGRDTYPANAQPDTLTLLDASRFPPQVKVQVEVENGIQGPPQAVAVTPDAAVALVGAPTRYDHAANKLLMDSFVQVVDLHASPPAVSRLEIGSHPQGIAIDRSGKLALVACVDGSVMVLGIDGNRVTLVDTLKIGQKRLAGVSFTHDARHALVALRDEQGVAVLNVANGHVTDSGVRLSSGVAPYTVDVSSDGKWAVVSDVGLAGLSGYAGTLAGDADAITLIDVSHEPFRAVQHFTVPSLPEGVAISPDGKWIGVQAMDGSNLTPDNPGRHARGKVLLFAIRNGQAVKMSEAPGGEAAQGIVFTADSKHLIVQFNVEKQLAMFAVNGGHLQDTGQRIALTGGPSSLRTTPR; this is translated from the coding sequence ATGTATTCATTCATCGCGAGCCGGACGCGCGGCGCGCAAACGCTCGCCGGTTTGACAATCGCATTCGCGGCATGCGCCGCACATGCCGCGGACTGGATCGTCTCGGGCAATGACGGCAAGTATCAGCGTGTCGAGGGGCGCGATACCTACCCAGCCAATGCTCAACCCGACACGCTCACGCTTCTCGACGCCAGCCGCTTTCCCCCTCAGGTCAAGGTTCAGGTAGAGGTGGAGAACGGTATCCAGGGACCGCCGCAGGCGGTCGCGGTCACGCCGGACGCCGCCGTGGCGCTGGTCGGCGCGCCCACCCGCTATGACCACGCCGCCAATAAACTACTGATGGATTCCTTTGTCCAGGTCGTCGATCTGCACGCGTCGCCGCCCGCTGTTAGCCGGCTCGAGATCGGCAGCCATCCGCAGGGCATCGCCATCGACCGCAGCGGAAAACTTGCGCTCGTCGCGTGCGTCGACGGCAGCGTGATGGTGCTCGGCATAGACGGAAACCGCGTGACGCTGGTGGATACGCTGAAGATCGGCCAGAAGCGTCTGGCCGGCGTGAGCTTCACACACGACGCGAGGCATGCGCTGGTTGCACTGCGCGACGAGCAAGGCGTCGCCGTGCTGAACGTCGCCAACGGCCATGTCACCGACAGCGGCGTGCGTCTGTCGAGTGGCGTCGCGCCCTACACCGTCGACGTATCGAGCGACGGCAAATGGGCCGTCGTGAGCGACGTCGGTCTCGCCGGCCTGTCCGGCTACGCGGGCACGCTCGCGGGCGACGCCGACGCGATCACGCTCATCGACGTGTCGCACGAACCGTTCCGCGCGGTGCAGCACTTCACGGTGCCGTCACTGCCCGAGGGCGTGGCGATCTCGCCCGACGGCAAGTGGATCGGCGTACAGGCCATGGACGGCTCGAACCTGACGCCGGACAACCCCGGACGCCATGCGCGCGGCAAGGTGCTTCTGTTCGCGATCCGCAACGGCCAGGCCGTGAAGATGTCCGAGGCGCCGGGTGGCGAAGCTGCACAGGGCATCGTGTTTACCGCCGACAGCAAGCATCTGATCGTGCAGTTCAACGTCGAGAAGCAGCTCGCCATGTTTGCGGTGAACGGCGGCCATCTGCAGGACACCGGGCAGCGCATTGCGCTGACGGGCGGCCCTTCGTCGCTTCGTACGACCCCGCGCTGA